The nucleotide window TGGGATAGCTCGCAGCTTGCAAGTGAGCGAGAGTTGGTTGCAGCGGTATGTGAATGCTTACTATGAAAACGTTCCCCAACAGGTCCAAGTGCAACCCAAGCCACGCCAACAACTGACGGTGCAGATGGATGAACTATGGTCATTTGTGGATGATAAAGGTAATGAACAATGGGTTTGGTTAGCTTTATACCAATTCTTCAAAAGCAAACGACAGATGCTATAAAACTTGAAGTGAGTTTAATCGTAGAGTATGACTGGGGTTTACAAACTAGAGATACAAGAGAGTGAAGCAGATCTCA belongs to Trichocoleus sp. FACHB-46 and includes:
- a CDS encoding IS1 family transposase, with the translated sequence MLKPLLQCTTCGSNDINKNGITRHGNQNYKCRDCGRQFVENPKWRRLSDHTKATVERMLLEKIPLAGIARSLQVSESWLQRYVNAYYENVPQQVQVQPKPRQQLTVQMDELWSFVDDKGNEQWVWLALYQFFKSKRQML